Proteins encoded in a region of the Bacillus horti genome:
- a CDS encoding M3 family oligoendopeptidase: MSGKLDFFQEKISLQDPNHVEQKLAQLLQKEIHSVEDLEQFLLEETELIEAIDEVLSGDYIAFNRYNNDPEIKKRYEHNQEVIQPLLKKYEALLDKKFYESPYREQLDQQKYNVLIKSKVNSIEIFREENISLQVKEDQLHNRYFEITGSITIDWNGEEKTIPQMRKFLMSSDRQIREKAWNLIWDEVGSKEQQLNEIMNELIRLRHQIAQNAGFKTYRDYMFKKYERFDYTPEDCFQFHDAVEKHVVHLVQEIKKKHQLEIGVEDYRPWDTQAIPKGQEPLIPFKEADELVKGTIDIFEQLDPVFAKLVQDMNDHDLLDLESRKAKSPGGFCSSLPVTGLSFIFMNAVGTQDDLSTMVHEGGHCIHNLLAKEQALANYKSAPMESAEVASMAMELFTIDKWDRFYQDETDLKRAQKEHIEGIISFFPWAMVVDRFQHWIYENPQHSIKERNKVFMDLIQRFTLPGINIDGVEEKIKLRWLLQLHIFEVPFYYIEYAVAQLGALQLWKKYTEDPKGAIAGYKEALALGGSKSLPDVYATAGIKFDFSTDMIQEMMQFAKVQLDRLKS, from the coding sequence ATGAGCGGTAAGTTAGATTTTTTTCAAGAAAAGATTTCTTTGCAGGACCCAAATCATGTTGAGCAAAAATTAGCTCAGTTACTGCAAAAGGAAATCCATTCGGTGGAAGACCTTGAGCAATTCTTATTAGAAGAGACAGAGCTAATAGAGGCTATAGATGAAGTACTAAGTGGAGATTATATTGCTTTTAATCGCTATAACAATGATCCTGAGATCAAGAAAAGATACGAACATAATCAAGAGGTTATTCAACCACTTCTTAAAAAATATGAAGCTCTACTAGACAAAAAATTCTACGAAAGCCCATATAGAGAGCAGTTAGATCAACAGAAATATAATGTGCTTATCAAATCTAAAGTGAATTCCATTGAGATTTTTAGAGAAGAGAATATTTCTTTACAGGTGAAAGAGGATCAGCTACACAATAGGTACTTTGAAATTACGGGAAGCATAACAATAGATTGGAATGGGGAAGAAAAGACAATTCCTCAAATGCGGAAGTTCCTAATGAGCTCAGACCGTCAGATACGTGAAAAAGCCTGGAATTTAATTTGGGATGAAGTGGGTAGTAAGGAGCAGCAGCTAAATGAAATCATGAATGAGCTTATTCGGCTTAGACATCAGATTGCTCAAAATGCGGGCTTTAAGACGTATAGGGATTATATGTTCAAGAAATACGAGAGATTTGATTATACACCAGAGGACTGCTTTCAGTTTCATGACGCAGTAGAAAAGCATGTGGTCCATTTGGTTCAAGAGATAAAGAAAAAGCATCAGCTTGAGATCGGGGTAGAGGATTATCGACCTTGGGATACACAAGCTATTCCTAAGGGGCAGGAGCCCTTAATCCCGTTTAAGGAAGCAGATGAGCTGGTAAAAGGAACGATAGATATATTTGAGCAGCTTGATCCTGTCTTTGCAAAGCTTGTTCAAGATATGAATGATCATGATTTGCTTGATTTAGAAAGCAGGAAAGCAAAATCTCCAGGAGGCTTCTGTTCGAGCTTACCTGTTACAGGATTGTCCTTTATTTTTATGAATGCTGTTGGAACACAGGATGATCTTTCTACTATGGTTCATGAAGGTGGACATTGTATTCATAATCTGTTGGCCAAGGAACAAGCTTTGGCGAATTATAAATCTGCTCCGATGGAGTCTGCTGAAGTGGCCAGTATGGCTATGGAGCTATTTACGATTGATAAATGGGATCGTTTCTATCAGGATGAGACTGATTTGAAGAGAGCGCAGAAGGAGCACATTGAGGGCATTATATCCTTTTTCCCATGGGCAATGGTTGTGGATCGTTTTCAGCATTGGATATACGAAAATCCGCAGCATAGTATCAAGGAAAGAAACAAAGTATTTATGGATCTAATTCAACGCTTTACATTGCCTGGTATCAACATTGATGGAGTAGAAGAGAAGATAAAACTTCGATGGCTATTACAACTCCATATCTTTGAAGTTCCATTTTACTATATTGAGTATGCTGTTGCTCAGCTGGGAGCTTTACAGCTCTGGAAGAAGTATACGGAGGACCCTAAGGGGGCTATTGCAGGATATAAGGAGGCATTAGCTTTAGGCGGATCAAAGTCACTACCAGATGTGTATGCAACTGCAGGAATAAAATTTGATTTCTCTACTGATATGATTCAAGAAATGATGCAGTTTGCCAAAGTGCAGTTAGACAGATTAAAAAGCTAA
- a CDS encoding FecCD family ABC transporter permease, which yields MQHLKQKSKNPVLIMVTLFVLIVITFFISLNLGVIRIPPIDVLKTFLGQGTDRDQLVLFDFRLPRMVISILIGAGLAVSGVILQGISRNGLADPGILGINAGAGLAVVLFIYFFQGSLTGLGTLSIFIMPFFALAGATLAAVLIYVLAWKDGVTPVRLILVGIGINAAFGAALIIFQLKMNPRDFMQATIWLAGSIWGTNWKFVFATLPWILILIPITLLKARYLNVLNLGDQTATGLGTAVEKERRTLLLLAVALAGSCVAVGGGISFLGLVAPHLARRLVGPKHQLLIPTAVLVGALLLLAADAIAKNLLSPAEIPVGIVVSVLGAPYFIYLLMKAN from the coding sequence ATGCAGCATTTGAAACAGAAGAGTAAAAATCCAGTCTTGATTATGGTGACTTTATTTGTCCTGATTGTGATTACTTTTTTTATAAGCCTTAATCTAGGAGTTATTCGTATTCCTCCTATTGATGTGTTGAAAACCTTTTTAGGGCAAGGTACAGATAGAGATCAGCTAGTATTGTTTGATTTTCGTTTACCTAGAATGGTGATATCGATTCTAATTGGAGCAGGTTTGGCTGTTTCAGGTGTTATTCTACAAGGGATATCACGTAATGGTCTTGCTGATCCAGGGATTTTAGGAATTAATGCAGGTGCAGGGTTAGCGGTTGTTTTATTTATTTACTTTTTCCAAGGTAGCTTGACTGGACTAGGCACTCTTTCCATCTTTATTATGCCGTTCTTTGCTTTAGCTGGTGCTACCTTAGCGGCGGTCCTGATTTACGTCCTTGCTTGGAAAGATGGTGTAACACCTGTCCGTCTTATACTAGTTGGGATTGGGATCAACGCAGCATTTGGTGCAGCCTTGATTATCTTCCAATTGAAGATGAATCCTAGGGACTTTATGCAGGCAACGATTTGGTTAGCAGGGAGTATATGGGGAACGAATTGGAAGTTTGTTTTTGCTACATTGCCATGGATTTTAATCCTTATTCCGATAACCTTACTTAAAGCAAGATATTTAAATGTACTTAACTTGGGAGATCAGACGGCAACTGGTTTGGGGACAGCCGTTGAAAAGGAAAGACGAACCCTTCTTTTACTTGCTGTTGCTTTAGCAGGTTCTTGTGTAGCTGTCGGAGGGGGAATATCCTTCTTAGGATTAGTAGCTCCCCATTTAGCTAGGAGGCTTGTTGGACCAAAGCATCAGCTTCTTATTCCTACCGCTGTACTTGTAGGAGCACTTTTATTACTTGCTGCTGATGCGATTGCCAAAAATCTGTTGAGTCCAGCAGAAATACCAGTTGGAATTGTTGTTTCCGTATTAGGCGCTCCGTATTTTATCTATTTATTAATGAAAGCAAACTAG
- a CDS encoding ATP-binding cassette domain-containing protein codes for MIEVKGVSKAFQDKKQTVYAAKDISFTVKQGEIVGLLGENGAGKTTLLRMIATLLEPNEGNITVAGYDTLQQPMEVKKRIGVLFGGETGLYERLTAKENLEYFATLYGMSKQETKERVEVLAVQFGIEDFLNRKLGGFSKGMRQKVAIARALIHNPQIILFDEPTTGLDITAANVFRQLIHQLRKEGKTIIFSSHIMDEVKHLCESILLIHKGELRYNGTLQNLYAEAQNDDLNDIMMSKLMRVDK; via the coding sequence GTGATTGAAGTAAAGGGAGTTAGTAAAGCTTTTCAAGATAAGAAACAAACGGTATATGCAGCTAAAGACATCTCTTTCACAGTGAAGCAGGGGGAGATTGTCGGGTTATTAGGGGAAAACGGCGCAGGGAAAACCACGCTTTTGAGAATGATAGCGACACTACTTGAACCTAATGAAGGTAATATTACAGTTGCAGGCTATGATACGTTACAGCAGCCCATGGAGGTTAAGAAAAGAATTGGGGTACTGTTTGGTGGTGAAACGGGACTTTATGAACGTTTAACAGCTAAAGAAAATTTAGAGTACTTTGCTACTCTATATGGCATGAGTAAGCAAGAAACGAAAGAGCGAGTAGAAGTGTTAGCTGTTCAATTTGGGATTGAAGATTTTTTAAATAGAAAGCTTGGAGGGTTTTCTAAAGGAATGAGACAAAAAGTAGCGATAGCTCGAGCCTTGATTCATAATCCTCAGATTATCTTATTTGATGAGCCGACAACCGGATTAGATATTACCGCAGCGAACGTTTTCCGTCAGTTAATCCATCAGCTACGTAAGGAAGGAAAAACGATTATTTTTTCTAGTCATATTATGGATGAGGTAAAACATCTTTGTGAGTCCATTCTATTGATTCATAAAGGGGAATTAAGGTATAACGGAACATTGCAAAATTTGTATGCAGAAGCACAAAATGATGATTTGAATGATATTATGATGTCAAAACTAATGAGGGTAGACAAATGA
- the bcp gene encoding thioredoxin-dependent thiol peroxidase: protein MANDVVGQKVPDIKLPASDGTEKSLLDFEGKNVVLYFYPKDMTPGCTTQACDFRDYHPKFAKLDTVVVGVSPDDLKSHDKFIQKHDLPFLLLADTEQKLAEHFGVWKLKKMFGKEFMGVERSTFVLNKEGEIVKAWPKVKVDGHVKEVLSFIEEI, encoded by the coding sequence ATGGCAAATGATGTAGTCGGTCAAAAGGTTCCTGATATTAAGCTTCCAGCTAGTGATGGAACAGAAAAGTCTTTACTTGATTTCGAAGGAAAAAATGTGGTGCTTTATTTCTATCCAAAGGATATGACTCCAGGCTGCACGACACAGGCCTGTGATTTTAGAGATTATCATCCGAAGTTTGCAAAGCTTGATACGGTAGTAGTAGGAGTAAGCCCGGATGATCTAAAATCTCATGATAAGTTTATTCAGAAGCATGATTTACCCTTCTTATTATTAGCAGATACGGAGCAAAAGCTTGCTGAGCACTTTGGTGTATGGAAGCTTAAGAAAATGTTTGGTAAGGAATTTATGGGTGTTGAGCGCTCAACTTTTGTGCTGAACAAAGAAGGAGAGATTGTTAAAGCATGGCCTAAGGTTAAAGTGGATGGGCATGTTAAAGAGGTTCTTTCCTTTATTGAAGAGATTTAG
- a CDS encoding FecCD family ABC transporter permease: protein MSSQESKTNQELSDQNKQVKKEVKLRSRPLIATIILIVGSVALALSLGLSISVGAADIDFGTVWEGVFQFNPNETAHQIIQELRMPRALAAALIGAFLAVSGAIMQGMTRNPLASPSIMGVTDGSAFAIAIAFAFFPGTSYVGLLMWSFVGAGLGTLLVFAIGSFSKTGLTPVKLALAGAAVGALLSSLSSAIAIRFDVAQDISFWYAGGVAGTKWVSIQLIVPVAIVGLILAFILARSVTVLSLGEDVAKGLGQRTVWVKIIGTIVVLLLTGAAVSVAGRVGFIGLVIPHITRFLVGVDYRWIIPNAAILGGLLLVLADVGARMVNAPFETPVGAITAAIGVPFFLYLARREGRGL from the coding sequence ATGTCGAGTCAAGAATCAAAAACGAATCAAGAATTAAGTGATCAAAATAAACAGGTCAAAAAGGAAGTGAAGCTACGCTCACGCCCGCTGATAGCTACAATAATTTTAATTGTAGGCTCAGTAGCCTTAGCCCTAAGTCTAGGACTATCTATTTCTGTAGGTGCGGCAGATATTGATTTTGGAACAGTTTGGGAGGGTGTCTTTCAATTCAACCCTAATGAAACGGCTCACCAAATTATCCAAGAGCTGAGAATGCCTCGTGCTCTAGCAGCTGCATTAATCGGTGCTTTTCTAGCCGTATCCGGAGCTATCATGCAAGGGATGACACGTAATCCCTTAGCTTCACCGTCCATCATGGGAGTTACGGACGGATCAGCGTTTGCGATTGCGATTGCCTTTGCTTTTTTCCCTGGAACCTCGTATGTTGGTTTACTTATGTGGTCCTTTGTTGGAGCAGGTCTTGGTACTCTTCTTGTATTCGCCATCGGCTCATTTTCCAAAACAGGATTAACTCCAGTTAAGCTAGCTTTAGCTGGAGCAGCTGTGGGGGCTTTACTGAGCTCACTTTCCTCAGCTATCGCTATCCGCTTCGATGTGGCACAGGATATTAGCTTCTGGTATGCAGGAGGCGTTGCTGGGACGAAATGGGTTAGTATTCAGCTTATTGTTCCCGTGGCTATTGTCGGTCTAATCCTTGCCTTTATACTAGCCAGATCTGTTACCGTGTTAAGCTTAGGTGAAGATGTAGCTAAAGGACTAGGTCAGCGTACCGTTTGGGTGAAGATCATTGGTACGATTGTGGTTTTACTTTTAACTGGTGCTGCAGTTTCCGTTGCAGGTCGGGTTGGATTTATTGGTTTGGTTATTCCACATATCACTAGATTTTTAGTCGGAGTGGATTATCGTTGGATTATTCCTAACGCTGCTATCTTAGGTGGCCTGCTATTGGTTTTAGCAGATGTAGGGGCTAGGATGGTGAACGCTCCTTTTGAAACACCTGTGGGAGCCATTACGGCGGCAATAGGTGTACCCTTTTTCCTTTACTTAGCAAGACGTGAAGGGAGGGGCTTATAG
- a CDS encoding RDD family protein has translation MDTRDFTEEDIVPAGFWIRLWATLLDSIIIFLPINIVLFFLFQIDFAEDISRLLSSLYYLLLPLFWSGQTVGKAICRIRIVKTNGEDVHIGNMLLRVIVSGIIYGITFGIAAIVSVVMVCVREDKRALHDLIAGTCVTYTD, from the coding sequence ATGGACACAAGAGATTTTACCGAAGAGGATATTGTTCCTGCTGGCTTTTGGATTCGGTTATGGGCCACACTTTTAGATAGTATTATCATTTTTTTACCTATTAATATTGTTCTTTTTTTCTTATTTCAGATAGATTTTGCTGAAGATATCTCAAGGCTCTTATCAAGTCTTTATTACTTACTCCTTCCTCTATTTTGGTCCGGACAAACCGTAGGGAAAGCTATCTGTCGTATCCGGATTGTAAAAACGAACGGAGAGGACGTTCACATAGGGAATATGTTGCTAAGAGTTATTGTTAGTGGTATTATTTACGGAATTACTTTTGGGATAGCAGCTATTGTAAGTGTCGTTATGGTCTGTGTAAGAGAAGATAAACGAGCTCTGCACGACCTCATTGCAGGTACTTGCGTGACTTATACAGATTAA
- a CDS encoding ABC transporter permease: MIKRIYVKELKDMFRDTKTLLLSVVVPVIMISLMLFFFESMFFSENKVELSRVAVTAELNPTIKESLEQNPTIELLTVSDPMQAAVDGEARLALLTSETASAADANSLPNITIYADQSSTSSSNAVGVVMGQLEVLKDQIMLERLNSLGIDRQDITAFETSVQSLSGGEEVSLMLLSMLFSIVIVMSVMLGGFPAATDLFAGEKERKTMEALLIAPVSRMKLITAKWLTIATIGSISGVFSVLAFLLITRTLTPNIAQAIDFGSQSVILFLSAVVGIVAFALMFSTIQMMISIIAKSFKEAQNYLSPVMFVGMVPYFLLLGVVPNEFTFGHYVIPFMNIYVLLKELIYGIYSIQTILYVVGSTALVVAVAFTIANWMFTKDKWVLGK; the protein is encoded by the coding sequence ATGATTAAAAGGATATATGTAAAAGAGCTTAAAGACATGTTCCGTGATACGAAGACCTTACTACTGAGTGTTGTCGTTCCTGTTATCATGATTTCCTTAATGCTTTTCTTCTTTGAAAGCATGTTCTTCTCAGAAAACAAGGTAGAGCTAAGTAGAGTAGCCGTTACTGCTGAGCTTAATCCAACGATTAAGGAGTCTCTAGAGCAAAATCCGACCATTGAGCTGCTCACCGTTAGTGATCCTATGCAGGCTGCAGTAGATGGAGAGGCTAGACTTGCATTATTAACGAGTGAGACGGCTTCAGCAGCTGATGCAAATTCCTTACCTAACATAACGATTTATGCGGACCAATCAAGTACGAGTTCATCAAATGCAGTTGGAGTTGTTATGGGTCAGCTAGAAGTACTTAAAGATCAAATTATGTTAGAAAGACTGAATAGCCTTGGAATAGATAGACAAGATATAACGGCTTTTGAAACAAGTGTTCAATCGTTAAGTGGGGGAGAAGAGGTCTCCTTAATGCTCTTATCTATGCTCTTCTCTATAGTTATAGTGATGTCCGTTATGCTAGGCGGCTTTCCTGCGGCAACTGATTTATTTGCTGGAGAAAAGGAACGAAAAACAATGGAAGCCTTACTGATTGCACCGGTAAGTAGAATGAAGCTGATTACAGCAAAATGGTTGACTATAGCAACAATTGGGAGTATCAGTGGAGTCTTTTCAGTATTAGCCTTCCTGCTCATTACGAGGACATTAACTCCTAACATAGCTCAAGCCATTGACTTTGGAAGTCAAAGCGTTATTCTATTCCTATCCGCTGTTGTAGGTATCGTTGCCTTTGCCTTGATGTTTTCAACGATTCAAATGATGATTAGTATCATTGCAAAAAGCTTCAAGGAAGCACAGAATTATCTGTCTCCAGTTATGTTTGTAGGAATGGTTCCTTATTTCTTGCTTCTAGGAGTTGTTCCAAATGAATTTACCTTTGGACACTATGTCATTCCTTTTATGAACATTTACGTCCTATTAAAGGAATTAATCTATGGAATCTATTCGATTCAGACCATTTTGTATGTCGTTGGGAGTACAGCACTTGTCGTTGCTGTTGCGTTTACCATAGCAAACTGGATGTTTACAAAGGATAAGTGGGTGCTAGGGAAGTAA
- a CDS encoding copper amine oxidase N-terminal domain-containing protein has protein sequence MKKIVAIFTLSILVLSSLFQIQPASVEASTTKIVINGTELKTDQPPVQRSNRTMVPLRAIFEALDARVSWNQRTMTVGATKDGTSISLTIGSSVARVNNQSVALDVSAMTINNRTMVPIRFVSEALGANVRWDAATQTVFVTSNTELRSASNVRVKDISDHGDGRDLEVTFNRSADEANVDHYRVLVVKSSNARNFNLSRAEELSYRNYTVVNKTGQNQTVKLTDQTRDVDGNLIRNNESYVVYVLTAGNQRVSNRNVLSGASQAIVLTENMTSSNAATNVRALDVSDHGDGRDLEVTFTKARQDTGIANYRIMVVKTSKANNFNLSSANNVNSANYTVVSKQGSSSSSTTIRSLLNSNTRDTDGDFIRNGVSYTVFVLSVANNSNSSNNRLSSASSTITLSSNSPIQAPTNIRAEDAGDYNDGRDLRVLFNRSSDESKVANYRIFVVREIDANSFNLNTANNLANSNNTRNRYVDVPKTGYDITTTLPSSARDTRGDLISNNVPYRVFVMAVGNNQANYTNALSSTSAYISLSTNQRVEAVTNATTDVASVYGDGRDLRVTIAKPINQSGINQYRVFVAKSNSSFSLEDARNNANYLTISTSTSTNQNSVNFNENSTDTSGETLKSGVTYRIYVLSVSSSNTNTTNALFRSSSIFSLTATPVDAVSINNSDIVPSCEQGGCSITVEFTEPENKSGIGQYRAFVVPENINFTLGMANARSSFFTQIPVVQSSGSPSSPATLSIKSDYNGGTNNGGYRIYILSVSSNSNSLNSLSSPSRTFMLSFDQPTSGEND, from the coding sequence GTGAAAAAAATAGTCGCTATTTTTACACTAAGTATTTTAGTGCTTTCTAGTTTATTTCAAATTCAACCAGCTTCTGTAGAGGCATCAACCACAAAAATTGTGATTAACGGTACGGAGCTGAAAACAGACCAACCACCTGTCCAGCGCTCAAATCGAACAATGGTACCTCTTAGAGCCATCTTTGAAGCTTTAGATGCGAGGGTAAGCTGGAATCAAAGAACGATGACAGTAGGGGCAACAAAGGATGGTACGTCCATCTCATTAACGATTGGTTCGAGTGTCGCTAGAGTAAATAATCAATCTGTAGCACTAGATGTCTCAGCAATGACGATTAATAATAGGACGATGGTTCCTATCCGATTTGTCAGTGAAGCTTTAGGGGCAAACGTAAGATGGGACGCTGCAACACAAACTGTATTTGTTACAAGTAATACAGAATTAAGAAGCGCTTCTAATGTTAGAGTCAAAGATATTAGTGACCATGGCGATGGACGTGACCTAGAGGTTACCTTTAATAGATCTGCGGACGAGGCTAATGTTGATCATTATCGTGTATTGGTTGTTAAATCAAGCAATGCTAGAAACTTTAACCTTTCTAGAGCAGAAGAGCTATCATACCGTAATTACACAGTAGTAAACAAAACGGGTCAAAATCAAACAGTAAAGCTTACCGACCAAACTCGTGATGTAGATGGGAACTTGATTCGTAACAATGAATCCTATGTCGTCTATGTTTTAACAGCAGGAAATCAAAGAGTGAGCAACAGAAATGTATTATCTGGTGCTTCTCAGGCTATCGTTCTAACTGAAAACATGACTTCCTCTAATGCTGCTACTAATGTAAGAGCTTTAGATGTTAGTGATCATGGTGACGGAAGGGACTTAGAAGTAACTTTTACAAAAGCAAGGCAGGATACGGGCATTGCTAACTATAGAATTATGGTTGTAAAAACAAGTAAAGCGAATAACTTTAATTTGAGTTCAGCTAACAATGTAAATAGTGCGAATTACACAGTTGTATCTAAACAAGGATCATCATCTTCAAGTACAACTATCAGATCTTTGTTAAATTCAAATACTAGAGATACAGATGGAGATTTTATTCGTAACGGAGTTTCTTATACTGTATTTGTTCTATCTGTAGCTAATAACTCTAACTCAAGCAACAATCGACTTTCATCTGCTTCTTCTACTATTACGTTAAGTAGCAATAGCCCTATTCAAGCACCGACAAACATTCGGGCTGAAGATGCAGGGGATTATAACGACGGTAGGGATTTACGAGTTTTGTTTAACAGATCAAGTGATGAGTCTAAGGTTGCTAATTATCGTATTTTTGTAGTTAGGGAAATTGATGCGAACAGCTTTAATCTAAATACAGCAAACAACCTGGCTAACTCAAATAATACTAGAAATCGGTATGTAGATGTTCCTAAAACAGGATATGACATTACTACAACCTTGCCATCTTCTGCTAGAGACACAAGAGGAGACTTAATTTCCAATAACGTACCATACAGAGTATTTGTTATGGCGGTAGGGAACAATCAAGCTAACTACACGAATGCGTTGTCTTCTACTTCTGCTTATATTAGTTTAAGTACGAATCAGCGAGTAGAGGCGGTTACAAACGCTACTACGGACGTTGCTAGTGTTTATGGGGACGGGAGAGATCTAAGGGTAACAATTGCTAAACCAATTAATCAAAGCGGTATTAATCAGTATAGAGTTTTTGTTGCTAAATCAAATAGTAGCTTTAGCTTGGAGGATGCAAGAAACAATGCTAATTACCTTACTATATCTACATCTACATCTACTAACCAAAATAGTGTAAATTTTAATGAGAACTCTACAGATACAAGTGGCGAAACTTTAAAAAGTGGTGTAACTTATAGAATCTATGTTCTGTCAGTGAGCTCTAGTAATACAAATACTACTAATGCATTATTTAGATCATCGTCTATTTTTTCACTTACTGCAACTCCAGTAGATGCAGTATCAATTAATAATTCTGATATCGTACCTAGCTGTGAACAAGGGGGATGTTCAATAACTGTAGAGTTTACTGAACCTGAGAATAAAAGTGGAATTGGACAATATAGAGCATTTGTTGTTCCAGAAAATATAAATTTCACTTTAGGTATGGCCAATGCACGAAGTTCCTTTTTCACTCAAATCCCAGTTGTTCAATCATCAGGCTCTCCGTCATCACCGGCAACTCTAAGCATTAAAAGCGACTACAATGGTGGCACTAACAACGGTGGATATAGAATCTATATTCTTTCAGTATCATCTAATAGCAATTCATTAAACAGCCTTTCAAGTCCATCTAGAACATTTATGCTAAGCTTTGACCAACCTACCTCAGGTGAAAATGATTAA
- a CDS encoding D-2-hydroxyacid dehydrogenase: MYIVSTAKLSDKHQANLEREFPSSTFVFYDHMKQVPADVLAQVEVLVTYGEDITPETVEQMPSLKWVQVLSAGLELIPFSELEAKQVVLTNARGIHRIQMSEYTLGMILQLARKGYEFYDQQKKGIWNRSLRVNEIHGATLGILGLGAIGQEIARKAKAFDMKVIGLRRSTDQASLDYVDELIPSEQKSRIFEESDYVVVILPHTSSTEHFISEKELAQMKESAYLINIARGKVVDEKALIQALEQKKIAGAVLDVFDEEPLPEEHPLWNIDNTILTPHVSGRSPMYMTRALDIFTHNLKLYPNKADMINLIPMQRGY, from the coding sequence TTGTACATAGTATCTACAGCAAAGTTAAGTGATAAACATCAAGCTAACCTAGAAAGAGAGTTTCCTAGTAGCACTTTTGTTTTTTATGATCATATGAAGCAGGTTCCCGCGGATGTGCTGGCTCAGGTGGAGGTGCTGGTGACGTATGGTGAAGATATTACTCCTGAAACAGTTGAACAAATGCCGTCTTTAAAGTGGGTGCAGGTGCTTAGTGCAGGACTAGAGCTTATTCCATTTTCGGAGCTTGAAGCAAAACAGGTTGTCCTTACTAATGCCAGAGGAATTCATCGGATTCAAATGTCTGAGTATACATTAGGTATGATTCTGCAATTGGCTAGGAAGGGCTACGAGTTCTATGATCAGCAAAAAAAGGGGATCTGGAATCGCTCACTTCGAGTAAATGAGATACATGGAGCAACTTTGGGAATCCTAGGACTGGGAGCAATTGGTCAAGAGATTGCAAGGAAAGCAAAGGCCTTTGATATGAAGGTTATTGGTTTACGTAGAAGTACGGATCAGGCATCATTGGATTACGTAGACGAGCTTATCCCTTCGGAACAGAAAAGCAGGATATTTGAAGAAAGTGATTATGTGGTGGTTATTTTACCGCATACTTCTAGTACAGAGCATTTTATCAGTGAGAAGGAATTAGCTCAAATGAAGGAATCAGCCTACCTAATTAATATTGCAAGAGGCAAAGTAGTTGATGAGAAAGCTCTTATTCAAGCGCTAGAGCAGAAAAAGATCGCTGGTGCAGTGTTAGATGTATTTGATGAAGAGCCTTTGCCAGAAGAACATCCACTATGGAATATAGACAATACTATTCTCACTCCCCATGTTTCTGGTCGTTCGCCTATGTACATGACCAGGGCGTTAGACATTTTTACACATAACCTTAAGCTGTATCCAAATAAAGCTGATATGATAAACCTTATACCGATGCAACGAGGGTATTAA
- a CDS encoding ABC transporter ATP-binding protein — translation MVTLTTEKLGIAYGERDIVKDLNLKIPEGKVTTIIGPNGCGKSTILKTMARILQAKTGVVYLDGKAIHKESTKEIAKKMAILPQTPEAPSGLTVTELVSYGRFPHQRGFGKLTAEDKDIVRWALDVTGMTEFHDRTIDALSGGQRQRVWIAMSLAQETDLLLLDEPTTYLDLAHQLEILQLLERLNQEQKRTIVMVIHDLNHAARFAHHMVAINGGNIVKEGSPSEVMTCSVLQKVFNIDAEIVTDPRTQKPVCITYDLLGKCPVMQDHPLGLAKAL, via the coding sequence ATGGTCACTTTAACGACAGAAAAGCTAGGCATTGCTTATGGTGAAAGAGATATTGTGAAGGACCTTAACCTTAAAATTCCAGAGGGTAAAGTTACTACAATTATTGGTCCTAACGGCTGCGGAAAGTCTACGATTCTAAAGACTATGGCCCGTATTCTACAAGCGAAGACGGGAGTGGTTTATCTAGATGGTAAGGCCATTCACAAGGAGTCTACAAAGGAAATCGCTAAGAAAATGGCCATTCTACCCCAAACACCTGAAGCCCCTAGTGGTTTAACGGTGACCGAGCTAGTTTCCTATGGTCGTTTTCCTCATCAACGAGGCTTTGGTAAGCTGACAGCAGAAGACAAAGATATTGTCCGTTGGGCGTTAGATGTTACGGGGATGACCGAATTTCATGATCGCACAATTGATGCGTTATCTGGTGGTCAGCGTCAGCGCGTCTGGATTGCGATGTCCTTGGCTCAGGAAACGGATTTACTTTTGTTAGATGAGCCTACAACATACTTAGATTTAGCTCACCAGCTTGAGATTTTACAGCTTCTTGAGCGTTTAAATCAAGAGCAGAAAAGAACGATAGTCATGGTTATTCATGACCTGAATCATGCCGCGCGCTTTGCTCATCATATGGTGGCAATTAACGGTGGTAATATTGTCAAGGAAGGATCGCCAAGCGAGGTTATGACCTGCTCTGTATTACAAAAGGTATTTAATATTGATGCGGAGATCGTAACAGATCCTAGAACACAGAAGCCAGTTTGCATTACGTATGACTTACTTGGAAAATGCCCGGTGATGCAGGATCATCCATTAGGTCTAGCGAAGGCTCTTTAA